The Cyprinus carpio isolate SPL01 chromosome A19, ASM1834038v1, whole genome shotgun sequence genome has a segment encoding these proteins:
- the si:ch211-171h4.5 gene encoding Schwann cell myelin protein: protein MSGLKVLVVIIWMFRGAASDKWEIKMPKKIDAISGFCVQIPCQFEIPESFKQYLNKSVEAIWKKTSIDGPNVLSSEKTVSLLKGNVIGNILDKNCTTVFHNFPDGFSETFFFRLQGPEPLMYTFQQGVNITVHKDVPPPILSSYVQGMEVLEGTRLTLTCSTVIACPSIQPWMQWNPQLGEQLTPALQEDEFGQTLLASSQMFNAIPLIDHLNISCSVLYSQGAKRPAETSVTLRVLYAPRNTIALVSPSDPVSEGSVVVLSCHSDANPAVQRYEWYKDSGIGKLELQNQGQTLTLIARSTVQGLYVCKVYNNYGTDQSRPVAVGINSCQCSIALYIICGLLTFFLILITAVDLVKYKSLLKRLQVSVTPA, encoded by the exons ATGAGTGGACTCAAAGTCCTGGTTGTCATAATCTGGATGTTCAGAG GTGCTGCCAGCGACAAATGGGAAATTAAGATGCCTAAGAAAATAGATGCGATAAGTGGCTTCTGTGTTCAAATTCCATGTCAGTTTGAGATCCCCGAGTCATTCAAACAGTACCTAAACAAATCGGTAGAGgcaatttggaaaaaaacaagCATTGATGGGCCAAACGTGCTTAGCTCAGAAAAAACAGTGTCTCTTCTAAAAGGAAATGTGATTGGCAACATCTTAGATAAAAATTGCACCACTGTGTTTCACAACTTTCCTGATGGattcagtgaaacatttttctTCAGACTTCAGGGTCCTGAACCTCTCATGTACACATTTCAGCAAGGAGTAAACATCACAGTCCATAAAG ATGTTCCCCCGCCTATCTTGAGCTCATATGTTCAGGGGATGGAAGTTCTAGAGGGCACCAGGTTAACACTGACCTGCTCCACTGTGATCGCATGTCCCTCAATCCAACCTTGGATGCAGTGGAACCCACAGCTAGGAGAACAGCTCACACCAGCCCTACAG GAGGATGAATTTGGACAGACACTGTTGGCCTCATCTCAGATGTTCAATGCGATTCCTCTAATTGACCACCTGAATATCTCCTGCTCTGTTTTGTACTCTCAGGGTGCCAAAAGACCAGCTGAAACCAGCGTTACCTTAAGAGTGTTGT ATGCTCCCAGAAACACCATAGCCCTGGTCAGTCCATCGGATCCAGTGTCTGAAGGCAGTGTGGTGGTGCTGAGCTGTCATAGTGATGCCAACCCTGCAGTTCAGCGCTATGAGTGGTACAAAGACAGTGGAATTGGAAAGCTAGAGTTACAGAATCAAGGACAGACTCTAACATTGATAGCCAGAAGTACCGTTCAGGGTCTGTATGTCTGCAAGGTCTACAACAACTACGGGACCGACCAATCAAGGCCTGTCGCTGTGGGCATAAATA GTTGCCAGTGCTCCATTGCATTGTACATTATATGTGgacttctgacttttttcttaattCTTATTACTGCAGTGGATTTGGTCAAATACAAAAG ccTGTTAAAAAGACTTCAGGTAAGTGTGACACCAGCATAA
- the LOC109112362 gene encoding serine/threonine-protein kinase SBK1-like isoform X1: MTTAARLLDELCHLTAQSLESLEPLDHFQVIKLLGEGSYGKVKLAVHKKRGTPMALKFFLRDDTSLLSFLREYNLSLAFCTHPSLTSALGIAFSTPTHYVFAQQPCLYGDLYDVIVPEVGLEESRAQGVASQISGALSHLHSLGFVHRDVKPENIFLCDRECRWVKLGDFGMVKAAGTRVPCVWYCSPYCTPEAEIARKNEESHSGHLGVDNNGNKQKGDSGKTQRILVSVDPSTDSWALGILIYAMLMGSLPWSETISDNPAYKRYLQWTNWEGSASQEKGSDQPENIHQVAPQFAAFTPIAAHLLRSLLHPQSRLRGRPDEVEKYLGGAWLLDKDVSG, translated from the exons ATGACA ACTGCCGCAAGACTTCTGGATGAGCTTTGTCACTTAACGGCTCAGTCTCTAGAATCACTGGAGCCTTTAGATCACTTCCAAGTTATTAAACTTCTTGGGGAGGGCTCATATGGAAAAGTCAAGTTAGCAGTGCACAAGAAGAGAG GAACCCCAATGGCCCTTAAATTCTTTCTGCGAGACGACACATCTCTACTGTCATTTCTGAGGGAATATAACCTGTCTTTGGCTTTCTGCACCCACCCCTCACTTACCTCTGCTTTAGGCATCGCATTCTCCACTCCTACTCACTATGTCTTCGCCCAGCAACCTTGCCTCTATGGCGACCTCTATGATGTCATCGTTCCTGAG GTTGGTCTGGAAGAGAGTCGTGCCCAGGGAGTGGCTTCCCAGATCAGTGGTGCCCTCTCTCACCTCCATTCTCTTGGCTTTGTCCATCGTGATGTCAAACCAGAGAACATCTTCCTATGTGACCGTGAGTGTCGTTGGGTCAAGCTTGGTGATTTTGGTATGGTGAAGGCTGCAGGCACCAGGGTACCATGTGTGTGGTACTGCTCCCCTTACTGCACGCCTGAGGCTGAGATTGCAAGAAAAAATGAGGAGAGCCATTCGGGCCACTTGGGGGTGGACAACAATGGGAACAAGCAAAAAGGGGACTCTGGAAAGACTCAAAGGATTTTGGTGTCTGTGGATCCCAGTACAGATAGCTGGGCGTTAGGCATTCTAATCTACGCCATGCTCATGGGGAGCCTTCCATGGTCTGAGACCATTTCAGACAACCCAGCATATAAAAGATATCTACAATGGACCAATTGGGAAGGTTCAGCATCACAAGAGAAAGGGTCAGATCAGCCTGAAAACATCCACCAGGTGGCACCGCAGTTTGCTGCGTTCACCCCTATTGCAGCTCATCTTCTTAGGTCCTTGCTCCACCCACAGTCCAGGCTTCGTGGCAGGCCAGATGAGGTGGAAAAGTATCTGGGAGGAGCCTGGCTATTGGACAAGGATGTCAGTGGGTGA
- the il11b gene encoding interleukin-11, translating into MKLSPDSTFPLIVLMTCVELITLITARPTNIPQGKKGLQMLYQDMRTLLKLVSQERHGNEMKDFEQSLTSLPSLNYKTEDLKSLEVSSTLGQLYSGLKSFKFHLDWIQQKQEEMGSDFVKTKKLAHRIQVISHMVLIQIGTTPSELVYPSLSPLNTAWNLYQANVEILDKLYYFCNWYIRALGVLKHSQQ; encoded by the exons ATGAAAT TGTCACCTGACTCCACCTTTCCCCTCATCGTCTTGATGACTTGCGTTGAGCTCATCACCTTGATCACAGCACGTCCCACTAATATACCACAAGGAAAAAAAGGTCTGCAGATGCTGTATCAAGACATGCGTACGCTGCTGAAATTAGTATCTCAAGAAAGGCATGGG AATGAGATGAAAGACTTTGAACAATCACTCACATCCCTGCCCTCCCTGAACTACAAAACAGAAGACCTGAAATCACTCGAG GTGAGCAGTACATTAGGACAGCTGTACTCTGGCCTTAAATCCTTCAAGTTCCATCTTGACTGGATCCagcaaaaacaagaagaaatgggGAGTGATTTTGTTAAGACAAAGAAACTTGCTCATCGCATCCAAGTCATCAGCCACATGGTGCTCATACAG ATTGGGACGACACCATCTGAACTGGTCTACCCTTCCCTTTCACCTTTGAACACAGCTTGGAACTTGTACCAGGCCAATGTGGAGATCCTCGACAAACTGTATTACTTTTGCAACTGGTACATTAGAGCACTGGGAGTCCTGAAACACAGTCAACAGTGA
- the LOC109112362 gene encoding serine/threonine-protein kinase SBK1-like isoform X2, protein MTTAARLLDELCHLTAQSLESLEPLDHFQVIKLLGEGSYGKVKLAVHKKRGIAFSTPTHYVFAQQPCLYGDLYDVIVPEVGLEESRAQGVASQISGALSHLHSLGFVHRDVKPENIFLCDRECRWVKLGDFGMVKAAGTRVPCVWYCSPYCTPEAEIARKNEESHSGHLGVDNNGNKQKGDSGKTQRILVSVDPSTDSWALGILIYAMLMGSLPWSETISDNPAYKRYLQWTNWEGSASQEKGSDQPENIHQVAPQFAAFTPIAAHLLRSLLHPQSRLRGRPDEVEKYLGGAWLLDKDVSG, encoded by the exons ATGACA ACTGCCGCAAGACTTCTGGATGAGCTTTGTCACTTAACGGCTCAGTCTCTAGAATCACTGGAGCCTTTAGATCACTTCCAAGTTATTAAACTTCTTGGGGAGGGCTCATATGGAAAAGTCAAGTTAGCAGTGCACAAGAAGAGAG GCATCGCATTCTCCACTCCTACTCACTATGTCTTCGCCCAGCAACCTTGCCTCTATGGCGACCTCTATGATGTCATCGTTCCTGAG GTTGGTCTGGAAGAGAGTCGTGCCCAGGGAGTGGCTTCCCAGATCAGTGGTGCCCTCTCTCACCTCCATTCTCTTGGCTTTGTCCATCGTGATGTCAAACCAGAGAACATCTTCCTATGTGACCGTGAGTGTCGTTGGGTCAAGCTTGGTGATTTTGGTATGGTGAAGGCTGCAGGCACCAGGGTACCATGTGTGTGGTACTGCTCCCCTTACTGCACGCCTGAGGCTGAGATTGCAAGAAAAAATGAGGAGAGCCATTCGGGCCACTTGGGGGTGGACAACAATGGGAACAAGCAAAAAGGGGACTCTGGAAAGACTCAAAGGATTTTGGTGTCTGTGGATCCCAGTACAGATAGCTGGGCGTTAGGCATTCTAATCTACGCCATGCTCATGGGGAGCCTTCCATGGTCTGAGACCATTTCAGACAACCCAGCATATAAAAGATATCTACAATGGACCAATTGGGAAGGTTCAGCATCACAAGAGAAAGGGTCAGATCAGCCTGAAAACATCCACCAGGTGGCACCGCAGTTTGCTGCGTTCACCCCTATTGCAGCTCATCTTCTTAGGTCCTTGCTCCACCCACAGTCCAGGCTTCGTGGCAGGCCAGATGAGGTGGAAAAGTATCTGGGAGGAGCCTGGCTATTGGACAAGGATGTCAGTGGGTGA